GTTCTTTGAGCGTCAATCTAGGAATGTTTGGGCAAGGATCGATGGGCCGACTTTGGGCTGGATCGATAATAGATCAGATGGGACTGCATGGATCggactctgataccatgtttAAGCTAGATGGGCTTCGTAATATAGTGTCTCGGAGCTCTGGGTTTTTGGGTCGTGGTGGGGAGTTGATCAAGTCTCTACATCTTGGTGTCTCAGTGTGGTTTCTCTCTGTCTCCCCGGCCAAGTCAGGCACCTGCGTTTTTCTTCTCTGGTGATGCGCACAGAGAATAGAGGGTCTCGTGTGTgtcctcctttttttttctggcCTTTGTGCTTGTTGGCTCCAGGTCTGCTTGCTGCGGCGTCGTCTATGGCGTAACAGTCGCTCACCAGGATGGTGGCCCTCACTTTGATCCTCTCTGGCTTTGGCAATGGGTCCTATTTGGTTGTGCTCTCTCTCTGGTTTCGTCTTCTCTGCAGGTCTTCGGAGATGCGACACCGTCGAGAAGCTTGAGAACTGTGGTCCGGTTCTCGGATTCAGCAGCTGCCAAGATTTGCGTGAGGTTGTGGTGGTCAACAGGTTCCGGGAATCTTGCGGACTGTAGCTGTTTGACCTAGGCATCCCAGTGCCATTATTTGGTCGCTTGACCAGTGATGGTAGCTTAGGCCTCTTTCTTCAGCTTGTAGGGTTGTTAATCAAGTATGTTGATATCGTTGCTCTCTCTTGTCCCGTCTTTTAGTGTTAGTCGTCTTCGGTAGTGTCGAGATGGGTCTCGTTCACTTTTCAGATCAGGTTCTAAAATGTCCTAGGATTTTGCTGGGTTCGTGTCATGTAGCGTCGTCGGTCTCTGCTGGGTTCGTGCTGAAGATATGTTTCGCCAGTCTCTGCTGGGTTCGTGCTGCAAGTCCATTTAGTCTTCTGATTTGATGGTAGCTCAAAGCGTCGTCGGGAGCAGTACCTTGAAGCGTCGTCGGGAGACTAGGGTTCGTGCGAATTGGCGTCGTCGAATTTCCTATCCACTTTTGTGGTTGTTGATCAGATCTTTTAGTTCTAAAATTGTCTccaatttttagttttaatgttTGTTCTTTAAGTCTTCTTCCACTTTTTTTTGGGACTTAAACAACTTGTATGCTTTTTCATTTTCACTAATGAAATATTTACAGtttagcaaaaacaaaaataagttttcatatcttagtttttactttattatacagtATAGCTGAGATGCTACCATTTTTTTTCCAGTGATACACGTACGACACATGACCTAAAAGTTTAGTcgcttagagcatgattattgctATAACCCCATTTGGATTTTTTAGTGATTAGTTTAAGAATAGAAGTTAGTTAAGAAATTTAGTTAAGAAACTCATAGATTTTATACTTTATTGGAAGTTTTTTAATTAGGAgttacttaaaaaaataaaactattaaaataattttttttaaataaaattatttattaaataaaatatattaaaagataacatttaaaacatagatttaaaattttttgatcaaatgtATCATCGATCGATTCCTCAAAAGTGTTTTGAGAAGAAATAAGTCATATATGGTGATTAAAGAGAGAATATGAGTTCGGTGCGgtggaaaaaaaattctcaagaGTGTTTTGATTAAAGAAAGAAGATGACTTCGGTGTTTTGAACCAAGAGTTGTTCGGAGGATTGAAATAACGAGAagttgttaagaagattgaaaTTATTTAGATGAATTTTTTGAACTTGATAGAGAAATGGAAGAATACGAAGAAGGAAGAACAAAGGCTTGTTGAGAATACACTTTCATTACAAGATTGTATTTTAAAGACAATGcaacaagaaaacaacaaaaacatgtCCATTTCCGTGACTCAATTCCGTGATACAAGAACACAAGTTGTTCCAATCAACACAGCAAAGTAAGCGTGACATGTGACTTCACCACAAGACAACAGAAGACCACAACACACGGATGACTTCATCACGCCCACTGCTCCCAATGCTCCACTCAGAAACCAAAGACAACACAAGAACAACAATGAGAAGACAGTAATATGAAACAGAAACAGCTTGTCATTACCAAAACAGAACAACAAGAAGAAACATACAACAAATGATTCAGCCTTCtcatttcagcttcaatatctTTCTGTGAATAGAGTAAGAACCAAGGACTTATGAGACTTATagttttatttcttaaaaattgGAAAGAAGATCATTAAAAAACGTACGGTTGTTGGAGCATTTGACTCGTCTGAAGAACATGATGCGCCATATACATCTGAATTATGAGAAGATACATCAATGGAGTCCCTCATACCACCTTCAGATTCGTCAGAAAAAGAACTTTGTATCGTGGGATTCCTTTGGAACGCAACTTGGGTAAAGGCTTGTTGACAAGTATCTATAACAGAGGAAA
This region of Brassica napus cultivar Da-Ae chromosome C5, Da-Ae, whole genome shotgun sequence genomic DNA includes:
- the LOC106380229 gene encoding uncharacterized protein LOC106380229 isoform X2; this encodes MMRLNLDLIFLREEGHGVRSISTQVDTCQQAFTQVAFQRNPTIQSSFSDESEGGMRDSIDVSSHNSDVYGASCSSDESNAPTTKDIEAEMRRLNHLFIGSSGRDEVIRVLWSSVVLW
- the LOC106380229 gene encoding uncharacterized protein LOC106380229 isoform X1, whose translation is MMRLNLDLIFLREEGHGVRSISTQVDTCQQAFTQVAFQRNPTIQSSFSDESEGGMRDSIDVSSHNSDVYGASCSSDESNAPTTKDIEAEMRRLNHLLYVSSCCSVLVMTSCFCFILLSSHCCSCVVFGF